The Haloplanus sp. GDY1 genomic sequence GCGTTGACCCGAATCTCGGGGCCGAGTTCCTTCGCCGCCACCCGCGTGAACGCGTCGACGCCGCCCTTCGCCGTCGTGTAGGGGACGAGGTCCGGGATCGCCAGTTGGTTCGAGATGGAGGAGACGTTCAGGATCGCTCCCTCGTCCATCCGCTCGGCGAAGACCTGCGTCGCGCGGTAGGTGCCGTCGAGTTGGACGTCGAACACCCGTTGCCAGTCCTCCTCGTCCCCGTCCGACAGCGACGCCCGCGAGACGTAGCTCTGGGAGTTTACGAGCACGTCGACGCCGCCCAGGTCGTCGACGACGGCGTCGCGGCAGGCGACGATGCTCCCGCGGTCGGTCACGTCACAGGTCGCCTCGACCGTCTCGGCGCCGAGGTCACGCAGTTCGGCCGCCGTCTCGGCGACCGCGTCCGCGGTTCGACTCGTCGCGGCCACGTTCGCGCCGTCGGCCGCGAAGCCCCTCGCGATCGCCCGCCCGATCCCGCTCGTCCCGCCGATCACGACCGCTCGCTTCCCCTCGACCGTCACGGGTGTGTGTTCGTAGGTCACGGCCGACCGGTCGGGAGTCCGCGACTTAGCCGTTGCCCCGGCGACCGGTCGGCTACTCGTCGCCCGTCGGCTCCCTGCCGTCGGGCGTCGCGGCGACGTCGCGGAACGCGGCCGCCGGGTTGCGGTCCCGGGTGGCGCCCCCGAACAGGCGGTCGCGGACGGATCGTGCGGAGGGACGCTCGGCCAGCAGGACCGTGCAGTCCACCTCGGTGACGACGTCGAGGTGGAGCGAGCCGCGGACGAGCCGCGAGAGCATCCCCTGCTCGGTGGCGCCGATGAGCAGCATCGTGCTGTCGGCGGCCGCGCGCTCGATTGCGGCCTCGACGTCGCCGGAGGCGTCGACGGTGACCGTCGCGTCCCCGAGGCCGTGTTCGGCGGCCCAGTCCTCGAGGAACGCCTCGCCGGCCGCCCGGTCCTCGGCGCCGTCGACGACGTGGAGGAGTTCGACCTCGGCGCCCGCGACCTCCCGAAGCGCGCGGGCGATCTCCGCGCTCAGATCCGAGTCGGGGCCGCCGGCGGTCGGGAGGAGCACCTTCGAGGGATCGAGCCCGCGGTCCTCGGCGACGAGGAAGTCACAGGGCAGCTGGTTCGTCAGCTCGGCGAGCGGCCGCTCGGCGCGGGCGGAACTCCACAGCTGGTCCTCGCCCCAGCCGATCACCGTGAGGTCGGGGCTCGTCCGCCGCGCGAGGTCGAAGATGGCCTCGAAGGAGCGGGGCGTGACGACAGTCGACGTCTCGAGGGTGACGTCGTGTGCGTCGCCGACGGGACGGACGTCGTCGAGCAGGCGCTCGGACTCGCGGACGATGCGCTCCTGCCGGGAGCCGTCCGTCTCGGGCGTCCAGCGCCTCGGCGCCTGGACGATGTGGACGACGTGTACCGTCCCCTTGCGGTGAGTGCTCGCGACCCGACACGCGAACTCGACCAGCCGCGACTCCGTGCGCGGGTTGGCGATGGGGACGAGCACGCGGTAGGCCTCGGGATCGCGGACGATCTCCTCGACCGTGTCGATGACGGGCACGTACGAGCGGCCCGCCAGCGACCCCGCCAGCCACTCCCGGATGGAGAGCCGGCGGACGTTCTCGAACCGCTCGATCTCCAGCCGGCGATCGCTGGTCTGGTAGTAGTTGACCACGGTGACCAGGAGGATGCCCCCGAGCGTGTTGCCCAGCAGGACGGGGAGGACGAACCCGACCAGGGCGGGCGCGGGGTTCGTCGTCGTCACCAGGGAGAGGTAGACCACCTCGGTGAAGGAGACGACGACGTGATAGAGGTTGCCCATCGGGATGGCCAGAAAGGCGAGATAGATGACGAGCAGCCGCGAGGTGGCGTCTCGGGTGGCGAAGTTGATCCAGACGACGCCCGCGACGATGAACCCGGCGAAGACGGCCTTGAAAAAGAGGCTGGTCGCCGGCGTGGCGATCCCCTTCTCGGCGAAGCCGACGGCCACCGCCGCGGTCCGGGCGTCGAAGACGCCGCCGTACGCGAGCGCCAGCGCGCCGAGTCCTCCGCCCGCGAAGTTGCCCGCGAGGACGATCAGCCAGTGTCGGAACAGCGCCGGAATCGACGCGAGCCGTTCCAGCGTCAGCGCCACCGGCGGGAGCGTGTTCTCGGTGTAGAGCTGGTAGCCGCCGATGATGATGTAGATGAACCCCAGCGGGTACAGCAACACGCCGAGGAACGTCTCGTCGGTCGTCGCCGACACCGACGCGTACAGGAGGAAGGTGATCGTGATCGCGAACCCGCCGGCGAGCGCGCTGAAGAACAGTTCCCGAACCCCCGAGGTGATCTCGTGGTCCGCGTCCGCGACGACGCGCTGGAACACCTCGTCGGTGGAGAACCGATCCGGGAGCACCTCTCCCGCGGTCGGAACGTCGTTTCCCGCCGTCCCCGCGTCCCCGTTCGAGTCCGTCCGCGCGGAGTCGTCCATCGGTCCGGTGGACCCGTCGCCTGCGGCTTAAGTCATTTCCCTCGACCCCACACACATATGCCGATCCCGGACGTCGCCACCCGCATGCGCGAGTTCGACAAGGCCATCGTCTCCTGTGCGGTGACCGGAGCGATCCACACGCCGACCATGTCGCCACACCTGCCGATCACCGCCGAGGAGATCGCCGCAGAGGCCATCGCCGCCGCGGAGGCCGGGGCGAGCATCGTCCACGTCCACGTCCGCGACGAGGAGACCGGGGAACCGATCACCGACCTCGATCTGTTCCGGGAGGTGGCCGAGCGGGTCGCCGACGGCTGTGACGCCATCGTCCAGCCGACGACCGGCGGGGCCCCGACCATGGCGCCCGAGGAGCGGATCCGGGTCGTCCCCGAACTCGAACCCGAGATGGCCTCCTGCAACATGGGGTCGATCAACTTCGGGCTCTACCAGTTGCTCGACAAGTACGACGAGTTCGAGTACGACTGGGAGGCGGCGTACCTCGACGGGACCCGGGATCTGATCTTCCAGAACAGCTTCGAGGACCTGGAGACGATCCTCCCCGTCTTCGACGAGCACGACACCAAACCCGAACTCGAGGTGTACGACGTCGGCCACCTCTACAACGCGAAACATCTGGTCGACCGGGGGCTGTTGCGGACGCCGCTGCACATCCAGTTCGTCATGGGCATCCACGGCGGCATCGGCGCGACCGCGAAGAACCTGACCCACCTCGCCGACATCGCCGACGACCTGTTCGGCGACGAGTTCACCTTCTCGGTCATCGGCGCCGGTCGCAAGGAGTTCCCGCTCGGGACGCAGGGCGTCTCGATGGGCGGTCACGCCCGCGTCGGCCTGGAGGACAACCTCTATCTCGAACGCGGTCGGCTGGCCGAGAGCAACGCGGAACTGGTCGAGAAGATGGTCCGCCTGACCCGCGACGTGGCGGGTCGGGAGATCGCCACGCCGGCCGAGACGCGGGAGTTCCTCGGCCTGAAGGGACAGTCCGGGACGGACTTCTGACGTCCCGGTCGGGGGGCTACTGCTGGCCGTAGCTCTCGAACATCGACCGCAGCCTGTCGACCTCCTCGTCGGGCAGGACGATCGG encodes the following:
- a CDS encoding SDR family NAD(P)-dependent oxidoreductase; this encodes MTYEHTPVTVEGKRAVVIGGTSGIGRAIARGFAADGANVAATSRTADAVAETAAELRDLGAETVEATCDVTDRGSIVACRDAVVDDLGGVDVLVNSQSYVSRASLSDGDEEDWQRVFDVQLDGTYRATQVFAERMDEGAILNVSSISNQLAIPDLVPYTTAKGGVDAFTRVAAKELGPEIRVNAIKPGFVRSEQTAGTYDEDTDRYREIARRTVHERMADPEELVGAAIYLASDAASYTTGSVLTVDDGFTADAFGNVSSD
- a CDS encoding formate/nitrite transporter family protein, yielding MDDSARTDSNGDAGTAGNDVPTAGEVLPDRFSTDEVFQRVVADADHEITSGVRELFFSALAGGFAITITFLLYASVSATTDETFLGVLLYPLGFIYIIIGGYQLYTENTLPPVALTLERLASIPALFRHWLIVLAGNFAGGGLGALALAYGGVFDARTAAVAVGFAEKGIATPATSLFFKAVFAGFIVAGVVWINFATRDATSRLLVIYLAFLAIPMGNLYHVVVSFTEVVYLSLVTTTNPAPALVGFVLPVLLGNTLGGILLVTVVNYYQTSDRRLEIERFENVRRLSIREWLAGSLAGRSYVPVIDTVEEIVRDPEAYRVLVPIANPRTESRLVEFACRVASTHRKGTVHVVHIVQAPRRWTPETDGSRQERIVRESERLLDDVRPVGDAHDVTLETSTVVTPRSFEAIFDLARRTSPDLTVIGWGEDQLWSSARAERPLAELTNQLPCDFLVAEDRGLDPSKVLLPTAGGPDSDLSAEIARALREVAGAEVELLHVVDGAEDRAAGEAFLEDWAAEHGLGDATVTVDASGDVEAAIERAAADSTMLLIGATEQGMLSRLVRGSLHLDVVTEVDCTVLLAERPSARSVRDRLFGGATRDRNPAAAFRDVAATPDGREPTGDE
- a CDS encoding 3-keto-5-aminohexanoate cleavage protein, producing MPIPDVATRMREFDKAIVSCAVTGAIHTPTMSPHLPITAEEIAAEAIAAAEAGASIVHVHVRDEETGEPITDLDLFREVAERVADGCDAIVQPTTGGAPTMAPEERIRVVPELEPEMASCNMGSINFGLYQLLDKYDEFEYDWEAAYLDGTRDLIFQNSFEDLETILPVFDEHDTKPELEVYDVGHLYNAKHLVDRGLLRTPLHIQFVMGIHGGIGATAKNLTHLADIADDLFGDEFTFSVIGAGRKEFPLGTQGVSMGGHARVGLEDNLYLERGRLAESNAELVEKMVRLTRDVAGREIATPAETREFLGLKGQSGTDF